The Roseovarius indicus genome has a segment encoding these proteins:
- a CDS encoding Crp/Fnr family transcriptional regulator produces MFAEYHSSEKSAALGRVLPTAGPRGISQTLQDTFARHAVTFRDGNTLILEGDECESIYCVLDGWLALSKSLDEGQNQIIDFALPGDIIDPASADGVTSSVMIEALTDGTLAALPYRNWERLTKDWPELARMSHLIEAAKRARRAERMLRLGKGTAEMRVAYALLEFCIRLDSVCEPDIPSFHVPLTQQQLGDYVGLSSVHVCRTMRRLTRNGVLESSDHMDIRILDSQALARLAGVDPDRLKREIIPQI; encoded by the coding sequence GTGTTTGCAGAGTATCATTCTTCCGAGAAATCGGCCGCACTCGGTCGTGTCCTGCCAACAGCCGGCCCGCGAGGGATTTCCCAGACACTTCAGGACACTTTCGCCCGGCATGCCGTCACTTTCAGAGACGGCAACACACTCATCCTCGAGGGCGATGAGTGTGAATCAATCTACTGTGTGCTCGACGGGTGGCTTGCTCTATCGAAGTCACTCGACGAAGGACAGAACCAGATCATCGATTTCGCCTTGCCCGGTGATATTATCGACCCTGCATCTGCTGATGGGGTGACATCGTCGGTCATGATCGAGGCTCTGACCGATGGTACGCTTGCGGCGCTGCCATATAGAAACTGGGAACGCCTTACGAAGGACTGGCCAGAATTGGCCCGGATGTCTCATCTGATCGAGGCAGCGAAACGCGCGCGACGAGCGGAAAGAATGTTGCGCTTGGGAAAGGGAACCGCCGAGATGCGTGTGGCCTATGCCCTGCTTGAATTCTGCATCAGGCTGGATTCTGTCTGCGAGCCCGATATCCCGTCATTTCACGTACCGCTGACCCAGCAGCAATTGGGGGACTATGTCGGGCTGTCTTCGGTCCATGTCTGTCGCACCATGCGCCGCCTGACGCGAAACGGTGTTCTGGAATCAAGCGATCACATGGATATTCGGATTCTCGATTCACAAGCTTTGGCCAGGTTGGCCGGGGTGGATCCTGACAGGCTCAAGCGAGAGATCATTCCTCAAATCTGA
- a CDS encoding cation:proton antiporter, with the protein MNLARLLLLVFKELSHNRLAVFAGGARANGAQRHPGRAIGVLSGFLAIFSASPALAAGGAVPTLVADIGASLLVAGGLAVLFARIGIPSIAAFILAGVGLGPVGFHIITDPGSIEAIAQIGFVLLLFVIGLEIDLPRILASGRTLLLAGLLQFPLTLLFGVLATKLLIFAGIGGLLTAAPLTPLYVGVAVSVSSSLLVVKLFQEHFQLDTRPGQISLIILIFQDIWAIVATLIQPSLDNPDIVAILSSFFGIGILIIIAGVLSRLIAHRAFSWIAKKPELILLGAMSWCFAIVAVGSSFDPLLHMMGIDLSLAVGSGMAALIAGATIASSPYSVEIVTKVGLVKDFFVTLFFVGLGMSIPALTSLEIPLLAVLIAALAVLARQFVFFPVFYFLGIDQRSAQVSSIQLAQISEFSLVIVFLGLELNHISQEFAAVIILAFVITAILTTPLFEKAYVIYDSMKSTLSRLGFKEPGTEEEKAGHEVVLGILGVHRDASSFLAELARHQPDLLPHTSIVDFNVSLHPAIREMGPHIVYGDITNEEALLHAGIDRAKVVLCTIPDDLLRGIDTAALVRLVRHVNPTATIIANAITLSKVDKIRNAGADIVYMPRLEVGTTLFDAFNHAYDKEVELYRSRQVERFGDPESRKEVMN; encoded by the coding sequence ATGAACTTGGCGCGGCTCTTACTGCTTGTTTTCAAGGAGTTGTCTCATAACCGCTTAGCCGTGTTTGCGGGCGGCGCGCGCGCGAACGGCGCCCAGCGGCACCCAGGCCGTGCCATCGGTGTTCTCTCAGGATTTCTCGCGATTTTCAGCGCTTCTCCTGCCCTTGCGGCCGGCGGCGCGGTGCCGACGCTCGTGGCCGATATCGGGGCAAGCCTGTTGGTAGCGGGTGGCCTTGCCGTTCTGTTCGCCCGCATCGGCATCCCTTCGATCGCGGCGTTCATTCTTGCCGGTGTCGGCTTGGGCCCGGTTGGGTTTCATATCATCACCGACCCGGGCAGCATCGAGGCGATTGCCCAGATCGGTTTCGTACTCCTGCTCTTCGTCATCGGGCTCGAGATCGACCTTCCTCGCATCCTCGCAAGTGGGCGAACCCTATTGTTGGCAGGTTTGCTGCAATTTCCCCTGACATTGCTGTTCGGGGTCCTGGCTACCAAACTTCTGATATTCGCGGGCATCGGCGGACTTTTGACCGCGGCCCCGCTAACACCGCTCTACGTGGGTGTGGCTGTTTCGGTCTCGTCGTCGCTTCTCGTCGTCAAACTGTTTCAGGAACACTTCCAGCTTGATACGCGGCCGGGGCAAATATCGCTCATCATACTTATTTTTCAGGACATCTGGGCCATCGTCGCAACGTTGATCCAACCCAGTCTCGACAACCCGGACATCGTTGCAATCCTGAGTTCATTCTTCGGCATAGGCATACTCATTATCATTGCCGGCGTCCTGTCTCGGCTGATCGCTCACAGGGCCTTTTCGTGGATCGCCAAGAAACCCGAGCTCATTCTCCTCGGGGCTATGTCGTGGTGTTTTGCCATCGTGGCTGTCGGGTCGAGTTTCGATCCCTTGCTGCATATGATGGGCATTGACCTGTCGCTGGCGGTCGGATCCGGCATGGCGGCACTGATCGCCGGAGCGACCATTGCAAGTTCGCCGTACAGCGTGGAAATCGTGACCAAGGTCGGGCTGGTGAAGGATTTCTTCGTGACCCTGTTTTTCGTCGGATTGGGCATGAGCATTCCGGCATTGACCTCGCTGGAGATCCCGTTGCTGGCGGTGCTGATTGCCGCGCTCGCGGTGCTGGCACGTCAGTTTGTCTTTTTTCCCGTGTTCTATTTCCTCGGCATCGACCAGCGCAGCGCGCAGGTCAGTTCGATACAGCTCGCGCAGATATCGGAATTCTCGCTTGTGATTGTCTTCCTCGGGCTGGAATTGAACCACATCAGCCAGGAATTCGCGGCCGTCATCATCCTTGCTTTCGTCATCACGGCGATCCTCACCACGCCCTTGTTCGAGAAAGCCTACGTCATCTATGACTCGATGAAATCCACGCTCTCACGCCTCGGCTTCAAGGAGCCGGGAACCGAAGAAGAAAAAGCCGGCCACGAGGTGGTTCTCGGTATTCTGGGCGTACATCGCGATGCCTCCTCATTCCTTGCCGAACTGGCACGGCACCAGCCCGACCTTTTGCCACATACCTCCATCGTCGACTTCAACGTTTCCCTGCACCCCGCGATCCGCGAGATGGGGCCGCATATCGTTTACGGGGATATCACCAACGAGGAAGCACTCCTCCATGCGGGGATAGACCGGGCCAAGGTCGTTCTTTGCACGATCCCCGATGACCTGCTTCGCGGGATCGACACTGCCGCGCTGGTCAGGCTCGTGCGGCATGTCAATCCGACTGCCACGATCATCGCGAATGCCATCACCCTTTCCAAGGTGGACAAGATCCGCAATGCCGGCGCCGATATCGTATACATGCCGCGACTGGAAGTCGGGACAACGCTGTTCGATGCCTTCAACCATGCCTATGACAAGGAAGTGGAGTTGTACCGGTCACGCCAGGTGGAGCGGTTCGGCGATCCGGAAAGCCGCAAGGAAGTGATGAACTGA
- a CDS encoding GNAT family N-acetyltransferase: protein MKQHTPMHLSEPFAGPAAVQPSAGSTIDLTVSSVATVEDLQELQSEWEYLSSRDGESGLYLSFPWMSRLLKANHGRWRVYTVRTDDSERRLVCLFPATVEPQSGDDGSDLGDRLGAAGRLTLSDRTGFLCDPDFSEEGPAALARQLAGERWGRISLRYEPTGIRSRAFAGAFDKARFRVSWKDHFINNGQTNYLITPTIDLPDSFETYLASHLGAQTRRSMRRAIRKHLESGECRVTIADDRTLEKDLGILADIWCSQWSAEYDDKALTRSVRRHRRYYLMAHELDAFRLSILWRGDTPLGAQACVIDRLHGDLIAKQGARVLSETLPVGNLLLLNEARWAIEAGLRRFDLGHGDTAYKYSLGASEKVTQYFSIRRRSDARG from the coding sequence ATGAAACAGCATACCCCGATGCATTTGTCTGAGCCCTTCGCCGGCCCTGCCGCGGTGCAGCCGTCCGCCGGATCTACCATCGACTTGACTGTTTCATCCGTTGCGACAGTCGAGGATCTTCAAGAGCTTCAGTCAGAATGGGAGTATCTGTCCAGCCGCGATGGCGAATCCGGTCTGTATCTTTCCTTTCCGTGGATGTCCCGCCTCTTGAAAGCCAACCATGGCCGATGGCGCGTCTACACTGTGCGGACCGACGACAGCGAAAGGCGGCTGGTCTGCCTTTTCCCCGCGACCGTCGAACCGCAATCAGGCGACGACGGGTCGGATCTCGGCGACAGGCTTGGGGCTGCTGGGCGACTTACTCTCAGTGATCGGACTGGCTTCCTCTGCGATCCGGACTTCTCAGAGGAAGGGCCTGCCGCTCTCGCGCGCCAACTGGCAGGTGAGCGTTGGGGAAGAATATCATTGAGGTACGAACCGACAGGAATACGGTCGCGTGCCTTCGCCGGGGCCTTCGACAAGGCGCGATTTCGGGTAAGCTGGAAAGACCACTTCATCAATAATGGGCAGACGAATTACCTGATTACCCCGACGATCGATCTGCCCGACAGTTTCGAAACCTACCTGGCCAGCCACCTCGGGGCCCAGACCCGCCGGTCGATGCGGCGGGCCATACGCAAGCATCTCGAGAGCGGCGAATGCCGTGTGACCATTGCCGACGACCGAACGCTTGAAAAGGACCTGGGTATCCTTGCAGATATCTGGTGCTCGCAATGGTCCGCAGAATACGACGACAAGGCGCTCACGCGTTCAGTTCGGCGGCACCGGCGGTACTACCTGATGGCTCACGAACTCGACGCCTTCCGTCTGAGCATTCTCTGGCGTGGCGACACGCCACTAGGCGCTCAGGCCTGTGTCATAGACAGGCTGCATGGCGACCTGATCGCCAAGCAGGGGGCAAGGGTGCTGAGCGAGACGCTGCCAGTCGGTAACCTGTTGCTGTTGAACGAGGCCCGATGGGCGATCGAGGCCGGCCTGCGCCGGTTCGATCTTGGGCATGGCGATACTGCCTACAAATACAGCCTGGGTGCATCGGAAAAGGTTACCCAATATTTCAGCATACGTCGCAGGTCAGACGCCCGCGGTTGA
- a CDS encoding cyclic nucleotide-binding domain-containing protein, with protein sequence MSHSKTDNTGALPRSILAGAIAGVDNISRTVALTAFIFGGALSAGVPLALVLFLVTNVLATCVYVAGRALPAPLFSSVQNAPVAVLYPATLTLSATGEPTAIFLLLGATAVASGLAMTAIGFFDLGRFVRLVPYPVAAGFLAAVGALLARSAFGLVYPGNLADLAADIAEQSPEALLPMLSIGFAIVLGLSVWLFRNTGVILALIIGLAGTYGVFSLHGIDLAAARDMGLLQPRVSGIVLPSAEDLSTVVAQLDQNMLQDILPIVGAATVISLFGIMLNSAGAELILDRDIDSRHGLVRAGAVNILTGAAGSTISYLSASTTAMSQQLGSLGRAPIWSMCALTVVAIPFASDIYNFVPTFVSAGLLLFIGASIVKVWVLDQFGRLGRADWLLSLTIVVVSILFGMVTAIGVGVVAASVIFAVLYARLPVIRSTSDLRTRRSRVDRGPAQTAFLDAHGDEVAIVSLQGFLFFGTAMYLTAHIRGLLEKSGKIHTVILDFRRVSRVDASAIATIRRIELLAGSYGTRVVLSEMNHETNRDIRRSYLSLGPNHILQTARTTDEALEAVEVEMLSRLEDKERHESATSALDRITGDPAVTKRILMKMSREQVAKGTRLITQGHQSGDIYLIDEGRLSVLLNLPDGGTLRLRTMAEGSLVGEVASYAGLKRTADVVAETDAVVYHASTERIAAITGEDPVLAAALHRMVAATLADKLDRTNKLLGDAE encoded by the coding sequence ATGTCGCATTCCAAGACGGATAATACCGGCGCTTTGCCACGTTCGATCTTGGCCGGGGCGATCGCCGGTGTCGACAACATTTCTCGAACAGTGGCGTTGACCGCGTTCATTTTCGGCGGTGCGCTTTCCGCCGGAGTGCCCTTGGCACTTGTTCTATTCCTGGTCACGAACGTTCTGGCCACATGCGTTTACGTCGCTGGACGCGCCCTTCCCGCGCCGCTCTTCTCATCGGTTCAGAACGCTCCGGTGGCCGTGCTTTATCCGGCGACCCTGACCCTCAGCGCGACCGGTGAGCCAACAGCCATCTTTCTGCTGCTGGGTGCGACGGCCGTGGCGTCAGGTCTCGCCATGACGGCAATCGGCTTTTTCGATCTGGGGCGGTTTGTCCGGCTGGTTCCGTACCCGGTCGCGGCTGGCTTCCTCGCCGCGGTCGGCGCCCTGCTTGCCCGATCGGCGTTTGGACTTGTCTATCCCGGGAATCTCGCGGACTTGGCCGCCGACATAGCTGAACAATCACCCGAGGCTTTGCTTCCGATGCTAAGCATCGGATTTGCCATCGTTCTCGGACTTTCGGTCTGGCTGTTCAGGAACACCGGCGTGATCCTGGCACTGATCATCGGCCTGGCAGGCACCTACGGAGTCTTCAGCCTTCATGGAATTGACCTCGCCGCCGCGCGAGACATGGGCCTGTTGCAGCCCCGCGTTTCCGGCATCGTCCTGCCATCCGCTGAAGACCTGTCCACAGTGGTGGCGCAACTCGATCAGAACATGCTGCAAGATATCCTGCCCATCGTCGGTGCGGCAACGGTCATCAGCCTGTTCGGCATCATGCTCAACAGTGCGGGGGCCGAGCTTATCCTCGATCGCGACATCGACAGCCGGCATGGTCTGGTGCGCGCCGGCGCAGTGAACATCCTGACCGGGGCAGCGGGCAGCACCATCAGCTATCTCAGCGCGTCCACGACGGCCATGTCGCAACAACTCGGATCACTGGGGCGTGCGCCGATCTGGTCGATGTGTGCGCTGACCGTCGTTGCCATTCCCTTCGCAAGCGACATTTACAACTTCGTACCGACCTTCGTTTCCGCCGGACTTCTTCTGTTCATCGGCGCCTCGATCGTAAAGGTCTGGGTTCTCGACCAGTTCGGGCGCCTGGGGCGGGCGGACTGGCTTCTGAGCCTGACCATCGTGGTTGTATCTATCCTGTTCGGAATGGTGACAGCGATCGGCGTCGGGGTCGTGGCCGCTTCGGTCATCTTCGCCGTACTTTATGCACGCCTTCCCGTCATCCGCTCGACCTCGGACTTGCGCACGCGCCGCAGCCGCGTTGACCGGGGGCCCGCACAGACCGCCTTTCTTGACGCGCACGGTGATGAAGTGGCGATTGTCAGCCTGCAAGGCTTTCTGTTCTTCGGCACGGCTATGTACTTGACCGCGCACATCCGCGGCCTGCTGGAAAAGTCGGGGAAGATCCACACTGTGATACTCGATTTTCGGCGCGTCAGCCGGGTTGATGCGTCGGCGATCGCCACCATTCGAAGGATCGAACTTCTGGCCGGAAGCTATGGCACGCGCGTTGTCCTTTCGGAAATGAACCACGAAACGAACCGTGACATTAGGCGCAGCTACCTTTCCCTTGGCCCAAACCACATTCTGCAGACAGCACGAACGACCGACGAAGCACTGGAAGCCGTCGAGGTCGAAATGCTCTCTCGTCTCGAAGATAAGGAACGTCACGAAAGCGCGACCTCCGCACTCGACCGCATTACCGGCGATCCGGCCGTTACGAAGCGCATCCTCATGAAAATGTCTCGTGAACAGGTCGCAAAAGGCACCCGGCTTATCACGCAGGGCCACCAGTCCGGCGATATCTATCTGATCGACGAGGGCCGGCTGTCGGTTCTGCTCAACCTTCCCGATGGCGGCACGTTACGGCTACGGACCATGGCCGAGGGCTCGCTCGTCGGTGAAGTCGCCAGTTACGCAGGACTGAAACGCACCGCCGATGTCGTCGCCGAAACCGATGCGGTGGTCTACCACGCCAGCACCGAACGCATCGCGGCCATCACCGGGGAGGACCCCGTTCTGGCAGCCGCACTTCATCGCATGGTAGCCGCCACCCTCGCCGACAAGCTCGACCGGACGAACAAGCTGCTTGGCGATGCCGAATAA
- a CDS encoding CBS domain-containing protein — translation MKVADLMRQPAVTVCASASLVATAKLMRERDVGFVAVVESGALVGVVTDRDIVLRSVSVNGRVNDVLVADVMSRHVLICLESQTVENAAASMGDNQVRRLPVLDETGNLVGVLSLDTIAEDYSESLAGETLGEIVEERSPPPNVDP, via the coding sequence ATGAAGGTCGCAGATCTCATGAGACAACCAGCCGTCACTGTTTGCGCGTCGGCGAGCCTTGTCGCTACGGCCAAGTTGATGCGTGAGCGGGACGTAGGTTTTGTCGCTGTGGTCGAAAGTGGCGCGCTTGTGGGCGTTGTCACCGACAGAGACATTGTCCTCAGATCGGTCAGCGTGAACGGCCGCGTGAACGATGTCCTGGTCGCTGATGTCATGAGCCGGCATGTCTTGATCTGCCTTGAAAGCCAGACAGTTGAAAACGCGGCAGCCAGTATGGGGGACAATCAAGTTCGCCGCCTGCCAGTTCTCGACGAGACGGGAAACCTTGTCGGCGTTCTGTCGCTGGACACCATAGCCGAGGACTACTCGGAATCGCTGGCAGGTGAGACTCTTGGCGAAATAGTCGAAGAGCGCAGCCCCCCGCCAAACGTCGACCCGTGA
- a CDS encoding efflux RND transporter periplasmic adaptor subunit, translating into MSLLLRRSAAFVALLTCSLSAAVAQEGQPPATVTVVTVEPQTVTLTSTLPGRVAASAQAEVRPQVNGIITERLFEEGAQVELDAPLYRIDAASYEASVRQARASVSQAEAQLGAAEREAERLQELQARNVASEQALDDALAARDSASAALELAQAQLNSAEIELSHTTIRARLSGRIGLSQTSQGALVTASQAEPLAVIRKIDSVYVDVTQSAADLLRWRRGETEEELADADGTVRLTLADGSEYDQTGRLQAAEPNVDPQTGVVTLRLQFANPDLLLLPGMYVQVEMPVDMAENVFLVPQEGVVRDRRGRPNAWVVNGEGAIEERPLTIVQDRGDDWVVSDGLEAGDRLVVAGFQKAAPGATVTPEERAETGEQAQSE; encoded by the coding sequence ATGTCGCTGCTTCTACGGCGCTCCGCTGCATTCGTCGCTCTGCTCACCTGTTCCCTGTCAGCCGCGGTGGCACAGGAGGGCCAACCGCCCGCCACCGTGACGGTTGTTACGGTCGAACCGCAGACGGTTACACTGACCTCGACACTTCCCGGGCGAGTTGCAGCATCGGCGCAAGCCGAAGTTCGGCCGCAGGTGAATGGCATCATTACCGAGCGTCTTTTCGAAGAGGGCGCGCAGGTTGAACTCGATGCGCCCCTCTACAGGATCGACGCGGCGAGCTACGAGGCGAGCGTTCGTCAGGCCCGCGCCAGTGTTTCTCAGGCCGAGGCGCAACTGGGTGCAGCGGAACGGGAAGCCGAACGGCTGCAAGAGTTGCAAGCGCGAAATGTCGCTTCGGAACAGGCGCTCGACGACGCCCTCGCGGCACGGGATTCCGCATCTGCCGCACTTGAACTTGCCCAGGCCCAGCTGAATTCTGCAGAGATCGAGCTTTCGCATACCACGATCCGCGCCCGCCTGTCCGGCCGCATTGGCCTGTCTCAGACAAGCCAGGGCGCACTTGTAACGGCCAGCCAGGCTGAACCTCTTGCGGTTATCCGCAAGATCGACTCGGTCTACGTTGATGTCACCCAATCTGCCGCGGATCTACTTCGCTGGCGTCGGGGAGAAACGGAAGAAGAGCTGGCCGACGCCGACGGTACCGTTCGGCTGACGCTTGCGGACGGTTCGGAGTATGACCAGACCGGGCGCCTTCAGGCCGCCGAGCCCAACGTGGACCCGCAAACCGGTGTCGTCACGCTGCGGCTGCAATTCGCCAATCCTGACCTGCTGCTGCTTCCAGGCATGTACGTCCAGGTGGAAATGCCCGTCGACATGGCCGAAAATGTCTTTCTCGTCCCACAGGAAGGCGTGGTTCGCGACCGCCGTGGCCGGCCCAACGCATGGGTGGTGAACGGCGAGGGAGCAATCGAGGAACGCCCGCTGACCATCGTGCAGGACCGTGGCGACGACTGGGTCGTCAGCGACGGGCTGGAAGCCGGAGACCGGCTCGTCGTGGCCGGTTTTCAAAAGGCGGCCCCTGGCGCCACGGTCACTCCGGAAGAGCGCGCCGAGACCGGCGAACAGGCACAGTCGGAATGA
- a CDS encoding efflux RND transporter permease subunit, with protein MARFFIDRPVFAWVISILIMGIGVLAIRLLPIAQYPQIAPPSVTISGTYPGASADTVANTVTQVIEQQMTGLDGLRYFSSSSTAAGRSEITLTFETGTDVDIAQVQVQNKLSRATPLLPEIVQRQGLTVEKSSAGFLMVVGLISTDGSLEQVDLADYMVTNLVDELSRIQGVGSVNVFGGQYAMRIWLDPAKLAAFELTPSDVVAAVSAQNAQISAGAFGTRPAVEGQQLNATITAQSLLSTPEDFRQIVLRAETDGGLVLLDDVARVEIGAENYATIARFNGNPASGMAISLAPGANALDTAEAVKARMEEFANFFPEGVDYVIPYDTTPFIEISIKEVVKTLFEAIGLVFLVMLLFLQNLRATLIPTLAVPVVLLGTFGVLAVAGFTINTLTMLAMVLAIGLLVDDAIVVVENVERIMEEEGLPPREATHKSMGQITGALIGIAMVLSAVFVPMAFFPGSTGVIYQQFAITIVSAMALSVVVAITLTPALCASMLKAKDHGEKRGVFGLFNRGFSKLTNGYTGTVKWSVKRPFRVGLIYLALAATMVLLFMRTPTGFLPNEDQGILFTLIQAPTGASAERTLDVLEQVEDYYLTQENGVVKSMFGVVGFSFGGSGQNMGIAFVQLEDWDDRKEPQQGVQALAGRAFGAFSQIRDAQVFPVVPPSVIELGNVSGFDFYLQAREGQSHADLVAARNQLLGAAAQSPLIASARPSGLEDASQFNLDIDWRKAGAMGLTPTDVGQLLQVAWAGTYVNDFVDQGRIKRVYVQGDADARSTPSDIDKWRVRNASGGLVPFSNFSEGSWAYGAQGLYRYNGVPSIQIQGSPAPGVTTGEAMAEMERIIADIGPGYDAAWTGLSLEERQSGSQAPLLYALSLAVVFLSLAALYESWSIPFAVMLAMPIGILGSLVGAWLGGFENGVFFQVGLLTVIGLTGKNAILIVEFARERYEAGERVIDAVATAARQRFRPIIMTSMAFSLGVLPLVLSSGAGSGGRNSIGSGVLGGTISATVLGVIFVPLFFMIVTRLFRGGKNKAS; from the coding sequence ATGGCACGCTTTTTCATCGACCGACCGGTCTTTGCCTGGGTTATCTCGATCCTGATCATGGGGATCGGGGTTCTTGCGATCCGGCTTCTTCCCATCGCGCAGTACCCTCAGATTGCTCCGCCGTCGGTGACAATCAGCGGCACCTATCCGGGCGCCTCGGCCGATACCGTGGCCAACACCGTGACGCAGGTGATCGAGCAGCAGATGACGGGTCTCGACGGCCTGCGATATTTCTCGTCCAGTTCCACAGCCGCGGGCCGGTCTGAAATTACGCTGACCTTCGAAACCGGCACAGACGTCGACATTGCCCAGGTGCAGGTGCAGAACAAACTCAGCCGGGCGACGCCGCTGCTTCCCGAAATCGTGCAACGCCAGGGCCTCACGGTCGAGAAATCCTCGGCGGGTTTCCTTATGGTGGTCGGCCTTATCTCGACAGACGGAAGCCTCGAGCAGGTCGACCTTGCCGACTATATGGTCACCAACCTGGTGGACGAACTGAGCCGCATTCAGGGCGTCGGTTCCGTCAATGTATTCGGCGGGCAATACGCCATGCGTATCTGGCTCGACCCCGCCAAGCTGGCGGCCTTCGAGTTGACGCCGTCGGATGTTGTCGCCGCGGTTTCGGCCCAGAACGCCCAGATTTCGGCCGGCGCCTTCGGCACGCGGCCGGCGGTCGAAGGGCAGCAGCTGAACGCCACGATCACCGCCCAATCCCTGCTCAGCACGCCCGAGGATTTTCGCCAGATCGTCCTGCGCGCGGAAACGGATGGCGGCCTGGTGTTGCTTGACGACGTTGCGCGTGTCGAAATTGGCGCCGAGAATTACGCGACAATCGCACGGTTCAACGGCAACCCGGCCTCGGGCATGGCAATCAGTCTTGCCCCCGGCGCGAACGCACTCGATACGGCCGAAGCCGTCAAGGCACGCATGGAGGAATTCGCGAATTTCTTCCCCGAGGGCGTGGATTACGTGATCCCCTACGACACGACCCCGTTCATCGAAATCTCGATCAAGGAAGTGGTGAAAACGCTATTCGAGGCGATCGGCCTCGTTTTCCTCGTGATGCTTCTCTTCCTGCAGAACCTGCGCGCCACTCTCATTCCGACGCTGGCCGTGCCGGTCGTGTTGCTTGGCACCTTCGGCGTGCTTGCCGTGGCCGGGTTCACGATCAACACCCTGACCATGTTGGCGATGGTTCTGGCTATCGGCCTTCTGGTCGATGACGCGATCGTGGTGGTCGAGAACGTCGAACGTATCATGGAAGAGGAAGGTCTTCCGCCCCGCGAAGCGACGCACAAGTCGATGGGACAGATCACCGGCGCGCTGATCGGCATCGCCATGGTGCTCTCGGCGGTATTCGTGCCAATGGCGTTCTTCCCCGGGTCGACCGGCGTGATCTACCAACAGTTCGCCATCACGATCGTTTCCGCAATGGCGCTGTCCGTGGTCGTGGCGATTACCCTGACACCGGCGCTCTGTGCGTCCATGCTCAAGGCAAAGGATCACGGCGAGAAGCGCGGGGTTTTCGGCTTGTTCAACCGCGGGTTCTCGAAGCTGACCAACGGCTATACCGGCACAGTGAAATGGTCGGTGAAGCGCCCGTTCCGCGTCGGGCTCATCTACCTCGCCTTGGCGGCTACCATGGTGCTGCTGTTCATGCGTACGCCGACGGGGTTTCTGCCGAACGAAGACCAGGGTATTCTCTTCACGCTCATTCAGGCCCCAACTGGCGCTTCTGCCGAACGTACGCTCGACGTTCTGGAGCAGGTCGAGGATTATTACCTCACGCAGGAGAACGGTGTCGTCAAATCCATGTTCGGCGTCGTTGGGTTCAGCTTCGGCGGGAGCGGGCAGAACATGGGCATCGCCTTCGTCCAGCTTGAAGACTGGGACGATCGGAAAGAGCCGCAGCAAGGCGTACAGGCGCTTGCCGGGCGTGCCTTCGGGGCCTTCAGCCAGATCCGCGACGCACAGGTCTTCCCGGTTGTTCCCCCTTCTGTCATCGAACTGGGCAACGTCTCTGGTTTCGACTTTTACCTGCAGGCCCGCGAGGGTCAGAGCCACGCCGATCTCGTCGCCGCGCGCAATCAGCTTCTGGGTGCGGCGGCACAAAGCCCGCTGATCGCCTCGGCCCGCCCCAGCGGGCTGGAGGATGCATCTCAGTTCAACCTGGATATCGACTGGCGCAAGGCCGGCGCCATGGGACTGACACCAACCGATGTCGGCCAGCTTTTGCAAGTCGCGTGGGCCGGCACCTACGTCAACGATTTCGTAGATCAGGGCCGGATCAAACGCGTCTATGTTCAAGGCGATGCGGATGCCCGGTCGACCCCCTCCGATATCGATAAGTGGAGAGTGCGCAATGCCAGCGGCGGGCTGGTGCCCTTCTCGAACTTCTCGGAAGGCAGCTGGGCCTATGGCGCGCAGGGGCTTTACCGGTACAACGGCGTTCCATCGATCCAGATCCAGGGTTCGCCGGCCCCGGGTGTGACCACCGGCGAAGCCATGGCCGAGATGGAACGTATCATCGCCGACATCGGGCCGGGCTACGACGCCGCGTGGACCGGGCTGTCACTTGAGGAGCGTCAATCAGGCAGTCAGGCGCCATTGCTTTATGCACTTTCGCTGGCGGTCGTATTCCTGTCACTCGCCGCGCTCTACGAGAGCTGGTCAATCCCCTTCGCGGTCATGCTGGCCATGCCCATCGGCATTCTCGGATCTCTGGTCGGAGCATGGCTTGGCGGGTTCGAAAACGGGGTCTTCTTCCAAGTGGGCCTGCTTACCGTAATCGGCCTGACAGGCAAGAACGCCATCCTGATCGTGGAATTCGCCCGGGAACGCTACGAGGCCGGCGAACGGGTGATCGACGCCGTCGCCACGGCGGCCCGTCAGAGGTTCCGCCCGATCATCATGACGTCGATGGCCTTCTCACTGGGCGTTCTGCCTCTGGTCCTGAGTTCGGGCGCGGGCTCGGGCGGCCGGAACTCCATCGGCTCGGGCGTACTTGGCGGAACGATCTCCGCAACGGTACTCGGGGTCATCTTCGTGCCGCTGTTCTTCATGATCGTCACCCGGCTGTTCCGCGGGGGCAAGAACAAGGCGAGCTAA